The Pontibacter sp. SGAir0037 DNA segment TTTGAAGAAGGCCCTTTCCTGAGCCTCACTTACTCAATCACAACCTGATCTTAATCCTAATAATTAAAAATCTCTCGCTGGCTACACATGCCGTGTACCGGCAAGTATAGTTAACTACCATACAACTATTTATGTACAATATTGAAGAATTGAAAGATAGGCTTCTTTCAGAACTCAAGGAAATTGCTGAAGACCTGGGTGTTAAGAACTTTAAAAAGCTTAGCAAACAAGAAATCATTTACAAAATCCTTGATCAGCAAGCCATCACCCCACCTGAGAAACTGCCTAAAAAGTACAAATCTCCTCCTCGTCCAGTTACTCCAGAAGAAGTAGAAACCCCGGAAAGCACAACTGAAGTAGCAGAGGTGCCTGAGCCTGAGTCTGAGGCTGCGCCAGCTCCGGCTCCAGCTTTAAGAAAGCAAAGCCGACCAGAGCGTAAACCTGCTCCGGCAAGAGCCGAGGCCCCTGCTGCCCGTGTTGATGTGGCGGCTCCTACTGTAGCACAGGCTCCTGCCGCACCTGCAAAGGATCATGGACCACAACAGGGAAGAGAGCGTTTACGCCGCGATAACCGCCCCGAAGCCCGCGAACCTCGCCCTGAAAGAACAGAGAATCGTGAGCCACGTGCCGAAAGAGTAGAAAACCGTACAGAACGGACTGATACCCGTGAGCAGCAAAGACCTGAACGCCCCGAAAATCAGAATCAAAACAGAGACCGTTTTGAACGCAACGAAAACCGTGAGCCTCGCCCTGAAAGAACGGAAAATCGCGAACAGCGCGTTGAAAGGAACGACAACCGCAACGACAATAACCAACGTCGTTTTAACCAGCAACAACCGCAACAGGCGAATGTTAGCAGCAATAACTTTAAAGAGTTTGATGGAATAATCCTAAACGAGGGTGTTCTGGAACTCATGCAGGATGGGTATGGCTTCCTGCGATCCACACATTACAACTACCTGGCCAGCCCGGACGATATTTATGTATCGCCTTCGCAGATCAAGTTATTTGGCCTTAAAACCGGAGATACTGTAAAAGGTCAGATCCGCCCGCCAAAAGAAGGAGAGAAATATTTCGCTCTTTTAAAGGTAGAAACAGTAAATGGACGTACGACAGAGGAAATCCGTGATCGTATTCCATTCCAGCACCTGACACCGCTTTTCCCGGAAGAGCGCTTAAAGTTAACTACAAGGCCAAGCCAGCTTTCTACCCGTGTGCTGGATCTTTTTGCCCCGATAGGTAAAGGACAACGCGGTATGATTGTCGCCCAGCCGAAAACAGGTAAAACGGTATTGCTGAAAGAAATTGCAAATGCGATTACCGAAAATCATCCGGAAGTATACCTGATGATCCTGCTGATAGACGAACGTCCGGAAGAGGTAACAGACATGGCCCGAAGCGTAAAAGCGGAAGTAATAGCTTCTACATTCGATGAAACTGCTGAACGCCATGTAAAGGTATCGAGCATTGTGCTGGATAAGGCGAAGCGTATGGTAGAGTGCGGACACGATGTGGTTATCTTATTAGACTCTATTACCCGTCTTGCCCGTGCTTACAATACTGTGGTGCCTTCTTCTGGTAAAATTTTATCAGGTGGTGTGGATGCCAATGCACTGCACAAGCCGAAGCGTTTCTTTGGTGCCGCCCGTAACGTAGAAAACGGCGGTTCCTTAACTATTATAGCAACAGCCCTGATAGACACAGGTTCTAAAATGGACGAGGTTATTTTTGAAGAGTTTAAAGGTACTGGTAACATGGAGCTTCAGCTGGATCGCAAACTGGCGAACCGCAGAATTTATCCTGCTATTGATGTGCCTGCTTCCGGTACCCGCCGCGAAGATCTGTTAATGGACAAAGATGAATTAAACCGCATCTGGATTCTGCGCAAGTTTATGTCTGACATGAATTCTGTAGAAGCTATGGAGTTCCTGAAAGACAGAATGACCGGCACGAAGAGCAACGAAGAATTCCTGATTTCTATGAATGGCTAATTGCCAGCACATTTGTAAATAGTATAGAAGAGCCTGTACCCGAAAGCGGGTGCAGGCTCTTTGCTTTTATAGGTCAAACAACCTGCCTCTCCTGTAGCACGGCGGCTTTATTGCCAGAACCCGTACTCCGGATGGGAGAGGAGGTAATAGGTATAGGTAACAACCAGACCGAACACCACATGGGCGAAGATAAGCGTGATCAGGTAAAGGCGGAGTGGAATAAGTGGTGGCATTGGATGAATCATAAAAAAGAAGTACCATACAAACATTGCCAGTATACCGTTGCCGAGTCCGAATAACAAACCCCATGAGGCTGTAACCAGCCCCACACCGGATTCCCAGAGCGCCAGGTAAGCTATCGCAAATAAAATACCTACCAGGTAATGCGCCAGTGTACCCACTACTCTTGTTCCGATTGCATCAGATAACTCTCCATTGCGCTGCGTGCGACTAAGCAACATAGTTCCCAGAATTTTTATCACTTTCATAACCCTGTGTGTTGCGTAAGACAGCAGGTATAGAAATGCAGTCATGGCGGCGGTTGCTGCTAAACCGGAGAGAATGGCGTACAGTAACTTCATGTATCAATATATTTTTGAAGTCATATACGTAGCCACAGCATGGGGTTGCAAGAAATGCTGTAAAAGTAATTTCAGGCTCTTATAGCCTCCACAACCATTATCGTTACAAAGGCTAGGCTGATGCAGATAGAAGATATTTTATTCATACGCATGGTATTTTCATAGTTAACTACCTGTGCATTTTTTTGAGCCTGCCACACCCAACTGGAAAAGAAGTAAAGAATAGGCCCGGTGCAAACCAGGAAAATCAGGATATTGATTGCCTGATCAGTTATAAAGTATAGATAGAGAAGTACTCCGCTGCCAAGGGTGAGGCAGCTTGCAGCAAATATAAAAGTGCCCTGTATTCCTAAAAGCAAGCTTAATGTTTTGTCGCCTCGTTTGCTATCTTCTTCATGCTGATAGATTTGAGTAAGAGGATAGGAGCCACAGAGGAGAAGCGTGCTTGCCAAAGCAAAGCCCTCAGTTGGGAAGTACAAGGTATTTTGGGGTTCTACTCCTGCACCCACCTGCACCATTATAAATGTAAAAGCGCCCTGAAATACCGTTACAATTATCGTGCTG contains these protein-coding regions:
- a CDS encoding DUF2938 domain-containing protein; the protein is MKLLYAILSGLAATAAMTAFLYLLSYATHRVMKVIKILGTMLLSRTQRNGELSDAIGTRVVGTLAHYLVGILFAIAYLALWESGVGLVTASWGLLFGLGNGILAMFVWYFFFMIHPMPPLIPLRLYLITLIFAHVVFGLVVTYTYYLLSHPEYGFWQ
- the rho gene encoding transcription termination factor Rho, with translation MYNIEELKDRLLSELKEIAEDLGVKNFKKLSKQEIIYKILDQQAITPPEKLPKKYKSPPRPVTPEEVETPESTTEVAEVPEPESEAAPAPAPALRKQSRPERKPAPARAEAPAARVDVAAPTVAQAPAAPAKDHGPQQGRERLRRDNRPEAREPRPERTENREPRAERVENRTERTDTREQQRPERPENQNQNRDRFERNENREPRPERTENREQRVERNDNRNDNNQRRFNQQQPQQANVSSNNFKEFDGIILNEGVLELMQDGYGFLRSTHYNYLASPDDIYVSPSQIKLFGLKTGDTVKGQIRPPKEGEKYFALLKVETVNGRTTEEIRDRIPFQHLTPLFPEERLKLTTRPSQLSTRVLDLFAPIGKGQRGMIVAQPKTGKTVLLKEIANAITENHPEVYLMILLIDERPEEVTDMARSVKAEVIASTFDETAERHVKVSSIVLDKAKRMVECGHDVVILLDSITRLARAYNTVVPSSGKILSGGVDANALHKPKRFFGAARNVENGGSLTIIATALIDTGSKMDEVIFEEFKGTGNMELQLDRKLANRRIYPAIDVPASGTRREDLLMDKDELNRIWILRKFMSDMNSVEAMEFLKDRMTGTKSNEEFLISMNG
- a CDS encoding UbiA family prenyltransferase; translation: MFQRYRAALVLMRIPFSVYLMPVYWFALSAAPVVSPASAILTFFILHLLVYPASNGYNSYFDKDEGSIGGLKQPPRVTPELLHVVLIFDTLAVLASLLLSPVFAAMVALYLLVSKAYSYKGIRLKKYPITSTIIVTVFQGAFTFIMVQVGAGVEPQNTLYFPTEGFALASTLLLCGSYPLTQIYQHEEDSKRGDKTLSLLLGIQGTFIFAASCLTLGSGVLLYLYFITDQAINILIFLVCTGPILYFFSSWVWQAQKNAQVVNYENTMRMNKISSICISLAFVTIMVVEAIRA